The DNA sequence GACTGCAGGATGACCCGCATCAGCGCTTTCAGGTCGAAGTTCTGGTCTTTAAGATAGTCGGATGCAGCTGACAGCAACTCCTCGTTACTCGCGGGGTTTGATTCCCGCATGTCATCCACCGCTTCGACCAGGCCGACTCCGAAGAAGTTGGCCCAGACGCGGTTTGTAATGGAACGGCTGAAGAAGGGGTTCTCTTTCGCAGTCAACCAGTCCGCCAGATAGACGCGGCGGTCTTCGGGAGCATTGATGTCAATCGGTGCGCCATCCAGGGGAGTGGGGGGCTGAGGTTTACCCGTCAGCGGTTGAGCCAGGTCCCCTTTGGTCGCTACAAACAGGGTGCGAATACCATCGCCTGAACCCTGGCTGCCACCCCAGCCCTTAGCTCGCACACGGGCGAAGAAATTAGCCATCGCGTAGTATTGGCCGTTGGTCCATTTTTCGAGTGGATGGTTATGGCACTTCGCACAACCGATGGCCAGACCCAGAAATGCCTGGCTCACATTTTCCGTCATGGATTCCGGATCCTGGTGGATCGCGTAAAAGTTGGTTGCACCGTTTTCGATGCTGCTCCCCTGAGCGGTAATAAGTTCATGTACCAGCTTGTCCCAGGGAGTGTTCTGCTTCACATGCTGATAGATCCAGTCGTGATAGGCTTTGACTGCCTGAGGACGAATCAACTCGCCATTCACCAGCAACAGGTCAGACCATTTGTAGGTCCAGTAATCCACGAACTCGGGGCTGTTTAACAGCTGTTCGATCAACTGGTTTCGTTTGTCCGGGCGCTGATCAGCGAGAAAGGCTTTGACTTCGGCCGGTGTGGGAAGGGTACCTATCGTATCGATGTAGACCCGGCGGACAAATTCGGCATCGGTCGCCTGGGGCGAGGGGGGCAGGTTCAAACGTTTGAGCTGTTTGATGACCAGCTCATCGATGAAATTGTGTTTGGGGGATCCGGCATAGACGTCCGGATTGATGTCCTGCGGATAGGGAGACGTGATTTTGGAGATCGCGACTTTACTGGAGAAGATGCAGACAATCGCGCCTTCCCCGTATCCGGTGACTTTGATATTTCCTGCTTCGTCTACCTGGGCGACGCTTTCATTCACGGACGAAAATGCAGTCCAGCGGGTGACATCGCGGACAGAGTTGTCTGAGTAGCGTGCCTGGACCAATAGACGCTGTGATTGTCCTTTGGTGAGGATCGAACGACCGGGAAGGACCTGCAGGCTTTCGATGACAGGATCCTGCTCAGCCGGCGGTGTCGCCCCCTGTGCGATCCATTCGGAGAGAATCCGGTATTCCCGGGAATCGGTTTCGAAGCGGACGCCCCCTTTGTGAGGAACTGCTCCCGTTGGTTTGATCAACAGCAGGCTGCGGGCCGGGTCTGATAGTTCGATGCGTCGTCCGCGTGCCTGTTCGACAATGGTGTGGAAGTCGCCGGGCACATCATACGCTTTGAGTGAGAGACGAAAGCCCCCCTTGCCTGCCAGGGCGCCGTGACAGGGGCCTGAATTACAGCCTGTCTTGGTCAGGACCGGCTCAATATCGTTGCGAAAACTCCAGCGGTGTGGCTGGTCGAGACCACTGACGGTGACTTGGCTGGTCGATTTAGCCGAACCGGACTGGACGGTAATCTGGGCAGTGCCATTCCCGACCGGGACCGCGGTCTGGTCTTCAATTTTGACGACGTCCGGATTACTGGAAGTCAGCTGGAATGGTGTCGTGACCGGTCCAGTGACTTCGTCATTGGTCAGTGTCTGCACCGAAAGCCCCTGGCGGGCTTCACTGCCACGCAGATCGATGGTTTGCGGGAACAGCTTGATGGCGGTGTCTGTTTGTGTCGCTGCCTGAGAGTGTGCAGGGCAGAGCACGCCAGCAAGGCAGGCGACGAGCAGGATGGATAAGACAGATGTTCGAGGAGTCATTGAGCACTTCTCTTCGTGTTATAATTAAAACTGTCGTGGTTTGATCAAAGTACGTAACGGCCGCGCAGCGACAAGGCCAGTTTGTTCCTCGTTAGAGTGAGGAACTCAACGTCTATTTAGTCTCAGTTGAGGTTTGAACTGAGGTTACGCGTTAAAACAGTTCACGGATTTCCTGCTTACCCACATCCACCAGCGGGAAGGGGCGACCGGCGGGGCCGGGGAGCACCGTGTGCAGATCGAAGCCGAGGCTGTGGTAAACGGTCGCTGCCAGATCCCCGGGAGAAACCGGTCGATCTGCAGGCACACCACCAATCGGATCGCTGCTGCCGACCACGCGTCCACCCTGGACGCCTCCGCCGGCAAAGTAACAGGTAAAACATTGAGGCCAGTGGTCACGGCCTCCGGCTGGATTGACTTTCGGGGTGCGGCCAAATTCCGCCACGTTGCAGACCAGGGTTTCGTCCAGCATGCCCCGGTCGTACAGATCTTCAATCAAGGCGCTGTAAGCCTGATCGTACATAGGGGCAACGATATTTTTCATCCCCTCAATGGAAGTGAAAGGTTTCGAGCCGTGAATATCCCAGGTGATTTCGTTGAACACGGTCAGGAAGGTGTTGATTGTTACAAAACGCACGCCGGCTTCCACCAGACGACGGGAGAGCAGACAGCATTGCCCGAAGCGGTTCATGCCGTAACGTTCGCGGACCTTCATGGGTTCTTTGGAGAGGTCAAAGGCTTCGCGGGCCTCTTTACTGGTCATCAGGCGATAGGCCGAGTGAAAATTACCGTTCAGCAGTTTGGCGTCTTCGGTCGATTCAAAATGATCGATCGTACTGTCGACCACGTCGCGGATTTTACGGCGACGTTCCAGACGGGCCGAGCCGATCTCCTGGGGAGGCAGCATGTCGGGAACTTTAAAGTTCGGTTTGGAAGGGTCGGCCATCAGGGCAAATGGATCATGAGCTTTACCCAGGAAGCCGCCCGCCTGACCATTAGGCAGGTTTCCACCGCCGCGTCCCATTGTTTCGGGGAGGACCACGTTAGCGGGCAGGTCGGTTTTGCGCCCCCGCAGATAATCGACCACCGAGCCGATGTGAGGAGTATTGATTCCACCCGTGAAGAGACGACCGGTCTGCATCATCTGCCAGCCGGCATCGTGGACCGCTGCCGCGGTATGATAACAGGAGCGGACCAGCGAGAACTTGTCGGCTACGCGCGCATGCAGCGGGAAAATTTCGGAAATATTGATATCGGGGGAAGCGGTATCGATGGGCTTGAAGGGACCCCGGATTTCGGACGGTGCCTCTGGCTTCATATCGAAGGTGTCGAGCTGACTCGGGGCACCCAGATTGAAGATCATAATCGCCGCACGGTTGTCGTTCTTCTTATCGACCATCCCGCGTTCTTTGGCTTCGAGGTACTGTGGCAGTGAGAGCCCCATGGCGCCTAATGTACCGACTTGCAGAAAGTCTCTGCGGGTGACTCCGCTACAGGTATGCGCTGTGCCTTTGCCAGTGAACTTCAGCATGATGAACCTCAATGTGTGGAATACGAATTAGGATCTGTCAGCGGCAGAATCCGGCTATAAATATCAGTCAGATGGAAACTGAACCACCGCGCGAATTTCCTACTCGCGCAAGAAATCCCTGATTCGTTTATTTTCGCATATCGTAGACGCAAAGATCAACATCGTCTTGTACGAATGACGCATAAATTTGTATTATTTACGCATGCAAGATCCTCAGAAATTCCGCGACGATTTCCTGAAACGCCTTGACAACAAACTCCATCTGGAAGAACTCTTCAACTACATTCCCGATGCTTATTTCTTTGCCAAGGACGCACAGGGACGTTTTATCAATATCAGTCGTGCCTGGATGGATGTGCGAGCGATTCCCCGCGAGGAAGACATCATCGGCAAGACCGATTTCGACATCCATCCCAAGGATCTCGCAGAACAATACGTGGCTGAAGATCAGCGGGTAATGGAATCTGGTACTCCACTTCCCAACCAGGTCTGGTTAATTCCCGATCGCCAGGGAAATCTGAAATGGTATCTCTGCAGTAAGATTCCCCTGTTCGGCGATGGTGGCAAGGTGATTGGCGTGGCCGGCGTGCTACGCGACATCAAAGTTGCCGGCTCCGAATTTCAGTCTTACCAGGAACTCGACCAGGTGATCGCCTATGTTCTGGAACATTACCAGGAACGCATCCAGATTTCCGAACTGGCCGATCTGATCTTTCTTTCTGTCAGTCAGCTCGATCGGAAATTTAAAAAGCTGTATCAGATTACTCCTCAAAAATATATTCTGCGGGTTCGCATCAACGCCGCTTGTCAACTGCTGACGCGAACCGAAAAACGGGTGTCCGAAATCGCCCTCGAATCCGGCTTTTACGATCAGAGTTATTTTACCAAACAGTTTGTCAACCTAATGGGGCTCTCTCCTTCCGAGTACCGTAAACGTTTTCGGCAGGAGACGGAGATGGCCTGAATCAGATCGATCAGGCAATCAGCTCATCAATCACGTGACCACCCACATCAGTCAGGCGGAACCGGCGCCCGCTGTAGAGGTAGGTCAGTTTTTCATGATCCATTCCCAGCAGTCGTAAGATCGTGGCGTGCAGATCATTCACATGCACTTTGTTCTCCGCCGCTTTGAAGCCGATTTCATCGGTGGCTCCGTATGTCGTTCCCGCTTTGACGCCACCGCCGGCCATCCAGGTGGTAAATGCATGCGGATTGTGATCGCGTCCCGGGTTGGCCCCTTTCTGAGCGATCGGCAGGCGGCCGAATTCACCGCCCCAGATTACCAGCGTTTCATCGAGCAGGCCGCGGGCTTCCAGGTCTCCCAGGAGAGCGGCGATCGGCTGATCGGTTTCGCCGGCGAAGCCGCTGTGATTTCCTTTGATGTCCTGGTGTCCGTCCCAGCTCCGTTGATTCTCCATCCCGCCGGAGTAAATTTGCACGAAGCGGGTGCCCCGTTCCACCATCCGCCGCGCGATCAGGCACTGTTTTGCGAAATGCTCGCACTGTTTGTTGCCAATCCCGTACTGATCCTGCAGGTGTTTCGGTTCCTGTGAGACGTCCAATGCTTCGGGAGCCGCACTCTGCATGCGATAGGCGAGCTCGAAACTTTCGATGCGGGCTGCCAGTTCCTGGTCTCCTTCGTTCTGTTCCAGATGCTGTCGATTAAGTGCTTTCACGAGGTCGAGCTGCGAACGCTGGCGTCCTTTGTTGGTTAAAACCGACGGTGGTTGCAGGTTGTC is a window from the Gimesia benthica genome containing:
- a CDS encoding DUF1501 domain-containing protein; amino-acid sequence: MSQPITELPTISINQLLARRQLLKRAGSGIGTLGLLSLLQQEGVLETSQAAPAVRPNNPLAPKEPHMPAKAKAVIWLFINGGPSQVDTWDYKPELEKRDGVALEGFDNKTGFFQNAVGPLMKSPFKFKQYGESGKWVSDIFPHLSQHVDKMAFIHSGHTESNNHSPALFMMNCGVPKMGHPCVGSWVTYGLGSESDSLPAFVVMSDPLGRGLPKGHSLNWGAGFLPSVYQGTYLRPTGEPIDNLQPPSVLTNKGRQRSQLDLVKALNRQHLEQNEGDQELAARIESFELAYRMQSAAPEALDVSQEPKHLQDQYGIGNKQCEHFAKQCLIARRMVERGTRFVQIYSGGMENQRSWDGHQDIKGNHSGFAGETDQPIAALLGDLEARGLLDETLVIWGGEFGRLPIAQKGANPGRDHNPHAFTTWMAGGGVKAGTTYGATDEIGFKAAENKVHVNDLHATILRLLGMDHEKLTYLYSGRRFRLTDVGGHVIDELIA
- a CDS encoding DUF1549 domain-containing protein; the protein is MTPRTSVLSILLVACLAGVLCPAHSQAATQTDTAIKLFPQTIDLRGSEARQGLSVQTLTNDEVTGPVTTPFQLTSSNPDVVKIEDQTAVPVGNGTAQITVQSGSAKSTSQVTVSGLDQPHRWSFRNDIEPVLTKTGCNSGPCHGALAGKGGFRLSLKAYDVPGDFHTIVEQARGRRIELSDPARSLLLIKPTGAVPHKGGVRFETDSREYRILSEWIAQGATPPAEQDPVIESLQVLPGRSILTKGQSQRLLVQARYSDNSVRDVTRWTAFSSVNESVAQVDEAGNIKVTGYGEGAIVCIFSSKVAISKITSPYPQDINPDVYAGSPKHNFIDELVIKQLKRLNLPPSPQATDAEFVRRVYIDTIGTLPTPAEVKAFLADQRPDKRNQLIEQLLNSPEFVDYWTYKWSDLLLVNGELIRPQAVKAYHDWIYQHVKQNTPWDKLVHELITAQGSSIENGATNFYAIHQDPESMTENVSQAFLGLAIGCAKCHNHPLEKWTNGQYYAMANFFARVRAKGWGGSQGSGDGIRTLFVATKGDLAQPLTGKPQPPTPLDGAPIDINAPEDRRVYLADWLTAKENPFFSRSITNRVWANFFGVGLVEAVDDMRESNPASNEELLSAASDYLKDQNFDLKALMRVILQSAAYQRSSQPLPENKDEKRFYSRYYPRRMMAEVLLDAISQVTEVPDEFTKYYEPNPQNTDFYPKGTRAIQLYDSSVISYFLKTFGRNERMITCECERSEEPTMVQVLHLSNGDTINNKLKAKESRVTKLLNAKQSDQELVEQIYLLCLSRKPTPEENTQLLNILKETPQAERRQVVEDLFWGVLSSREFLFNH
- a CDS encoding AraC family transcriptional regulator; protein product: MQDPQKFRDDFLKRLDNKLHLEELFNYIPDAYFFAKDAQGRFINISRAWMDVRAIPREEDIIGKTDFDIHPKDLAEQYVAEDQRVMESGTPLPNQVWLIPDRQGNLKWYLCSKIPLFGDGGKVIGVAGVLRDIKVAGSEFQSYQELDQVIAYVLEHYQERIQISELADLIFLSVSQLDRKFKKLYQITPQKYILRVRINAACQLLTRTEKRVSEIALESGFYDQSYFTKQFVNLMGLSPSEYRKRFRQETEMA
- a CDS encoding DUF1501 domain-containing protein, whose translation is MLKFTGKGTAHTCSGVTRRDFLQVGTLGAMGLSLPQYLEAKERGMVDKKNDNRAAIMIFNLGAPSQLDTFDMKPEAPSEIRGPFKPIDTASPDINISEIFPLHARVADKFSLVRSCYHTAAAVHDAGWQMMQTGRLFTGGINTPHIGSVVDYLRGRKTDLPANVVLPETMGRGGGNLPNGQAGGFLGKAHDPFALMADPSKPNFKVPDMLPPQEIGSARLERRRKIRDVVDSTIDHFESTEDAKLLNGNFHSAYRLMTSKEAREAFDLSKEPMKVRERYGMNRFGQCCLLSRRLVEAGVRFVTINTFLTVFNEITWDIHGSKPFTSIEGMKNIVAPMYDQAYSALIEDLYDRGMLDETLVCNVAEFGRTPKVNPAGGRDHWPQCFTCYFAGGGVQGGRVVGSSDPIGGVPADRPVSPGDLAATVYHSLGFDLHTVLPGPAGRPFPLVDVGKQEIRELF